The Hemiscyllium ocellatum isolate sHemOce1 chromosome 7, sHemOce1.pat.X.cur, whole genome shotgun sequence genome window below encodes:
- the LOC132817339 gene encoding 5-hydroxytryptamine receptor 5A-like encodes MCINGSLLLNESTGNSRPEGETVTVLSILCVTLLSFLIIATFVWNLLVLLTILRVKTFHRVPHNLVASMAVSDVMVATLVMPLSLVNELFGRRWRLGRVLCHIWISFDVLCCTASIWNVTAIALDRFWSITRHLEYTLKTRKRISNIMIALTWALSAVISFSPLLGWGETYSADKENCQVSQEPSYTIFSTCGAFYLPLCVVLFVYWKIYKAAKFRIGSRKRNAVVPLPEILQVKEASHQPQMECAVRHTALTFQADGEAWRQQKEKKAAVMVGILIGVFVLCWIPFFITELISPLCSCNIPPVWKSIFVWLGYSNSFFNPLIYTAFNKNYNNAFRYLFIKQR; translated from the exons ATGTGCATCAACGGGTCCCTGCTCCTTAATGAAAGCACGGGAAACAGCAGGCCGGAGGGGGAAACTGTTACTGTCTTGAGCATCTTGTGTGTGACTCTGTTGAGCTTTCTGATCATCGCCACCTTCGTGTGGAACCTGCTGGTGCTGCTGACTATCCTGAGAGTGAAGACCTTTCACCGAGTGCCTCATAACTTGGTGGCCTCCATGGCAGTCTCTGATGTGATGGTGGCTACCCTGGTGATGCCTCTGAGTCTGGTCAATGAGCTGTTCGGGAGGCGCTGGAGGTTGGGCAGGGTCCTTTGTCACATCTGGATTTCCTTCGATGTGCTCTGCTGCACGGCGAGTATCTGGAATGTGACCGCCATCGCCCTGGACAGGTTCTGGTCTATCACCAGGCACCTGGAGTACACGTTAAAGACCCGAAAGCGGATCTCCAATATTATGATCGCCCTAACCTGGGCGCTTTCGGCTGTCATCTCGTTCTCGCCCCTTCTTGGATGGGGGGAAACTTACTCGGCTGACAAGGAAAACTGCCAAGTCAGTCAGGAGCCCTCCTATACCATCTTTTCAACCTGCGGCGCTTTCTACTTGCCGCTttgtgtggttctgttcgtctaCTGGAAAATCTACAAGGCTGCCAAGTTTAGGATAGGGAGCCGCAAGAGGAATGCTGTTGTTCCATTGCCGGAAATACTGCAG GTAAAGGAAGCCAGTCACCAGCCCCAGATGGAGTGTGCGGTCCGACATACTGCCCTGACCTTCCAGGCAGATGGAGAAGCCTGGCGCCAACAGAAGGAAAAGAAGGCGGCGGTGATGGTAGGGATCTTGATCGGGGTCTTCGTCCTGTGTTGGATCCCGTTCTTCATCACTGAGCTCATCAGTCCTTTGTGCTCGTGCAACATTCCCCCTGTCTGGAAGAGTATCTTTGTCTGGCTCGgttattccaattctttcttcaatcctctcatctaTACAGCTTTCAACAAAAATTACAACAACGCCTTCAGATATTTATTTATCAAACAGCGATAA